From a region of the Neisseria subflava genome:
- a CDS encoding methionine ABC transporter permease: MADLTFESAVATIVSMKGEIIQALGETFIMVGLSTTFAVIFGTILGVLLFVTSSHQLHYNKQLNLFLDNLVNLMRAFPFVILMIAMIPVTRAIIGTTIGPVAASLVLSVSGLFYFARLVEQNLREVPRGVIEAASAMGASPMSIICKVLLNEARAGMVSSITVLAIGLLSYSAAAGMIGGGGLGDLAIRYGYYRYQMEVIIFIVAILVLLVILIQGIGNRLARKLDKR, from the coding sequence ATGGCAGATTTAACATTTGAAAGTGCTGTTGCGACCATCGTCAGCATGAAGGGCGAAATTATCCAAGCCTTGGGCGAAACCTTTATTATGGTCGGCCTATCGACTACTTTCGCCGTTATTTTCGGTACGATTTTGGGCGTATTGCTGTTTGTGACGTCAAGTCATCAGTTGCACTACAACAAACAGCTGAATTTGTTTTTGGACAATCTGGTCAACCTGATGCGTGCGTTCCCTTTCGTCATCCTGATGATTGCCATGATTCCTGTTACACGCGCCATCATCGGTACGACCATCGGCCCGGTTGCCGCCTCATTGGTATTGAGCGTATCCGGCCTGTTCTATTTTGCCCGTCTGGTCGAGCAAAACCTGCGCGAAGTACCCAGAGGCGTAATTGAAGCGGCCTCCGCAATGGGTGCCTCACCCATGAGCATCATCTGCAAAGTGCTTTTGAATGAAGCGCGCGCAGGTATGGTTTCCAGCATTACCGTACTGGCTATTGGCCTTTTGTCGTACAGCGCGGCGGCAGGTATGATTGGCGGCGGCGGTTTGGGCGACCTTGCTATCCGTTACGGCTACTACCGCTATCAAATGGAAGTCATCATCTTCATCGTTGCCATCCTGGTTTTACTCGTTATCCTGATTCAAGGTATCGGCAACAGATTGGCGCGCAAACTGGATAAACGTTAA
- the nagZ gene encoding beta-N-acetylhexosaminidase, whose translation MNTPHLPRGPVMADVAAYHLTEEEKQRLLDPAVGGVILFRRNFENVSQLKALVQEIKAVRTPELIIAVDHEGGRVQRFIDGFTRLPAMNVLGEIWDNEGKEAACAQAEQVGWVLATELSACGIDLSFTPVLDLDWGQCAVIGNRSFHRDANIVTQLALALQKGLNKGGMKSCGKHFPGHGFVEGDSHHVLPCDERSREALEAADLIPFRALSQAGMAAVMPAHVVYPQIDSQPAGFSEKWLKQILRQEIGFNGVIFSDDLTMEGACGVGGIKERARLSFEAGCDIVLVCNRPDLVDELRDGFHAPENTDLAARWQYMANTLTVQEAADIMETEEFQAAQQATAKLATPKDIAGGVKVGEAF comes from the coding sequence ATGAATACGCCTCATCTTCCACGCGGCCCAGTCATGGCCGACGTCGCTGCCTATCATCTGACCGAAGAAGAAAAACAACGCCTGCTCGACCCTGCCGTCGGTGGCGTTATTTTGTTCCGCCGCAACTTTGAAAATGTCTCCCAGCTCAAAGCTTTGGTTCAAGAAATCAAAGCCGTTCGTACGCCTGAACTCATCATCGCCGTCGACCACGAAGGCGGACGGGTTCAACGTTTTATTGACGGCTTCACCCGACTGCCTGCCATGAACGTATTGGGCGAAATTTGGGATAACGAAGGCAAAGAAGCCGCCTGCGCCCAAGCAGAACAAGTCGGCTGGGTTTTGGCTACCGAACTTTCGGCCTGCGGTATCGACCTATCCTTTACACCTGTATTGGATTTGGATTGGGGTCAATGCGCCGTCATCGGCAACCGCAGTTTCCACCGCGACGCCAACATCGTTACCCAGCTTGCCCTTGCCCTGCAAAAAGGTCTGAACAAAGGCGGTATGAAATCTTGCGGCAAACACTTCCCTGGCCACGGCTTTGTCGAAGGCGACAGCCATCACGTCCTGCCTTGCGACGAACGCAGCCGCGAAGCGCTCGAAGCCGCAGACCTTATCCCATTCCGAGCATTGAGCCAAGCAGGCATGGCCGCAGTCATGCCTGCCCACGTCGTGTACCCGCAAATCGACAGCCAACCTGCCGGCTTCTCCGAAAAATGGCTGAAACAAATCCTGCGCCAAGAAATCGGATTTAACGGCGTTATCTTTTCAGACGACCTGACCATGGAAGGCGCATGTGGTGTCGGCGGTATTAAAGAACGCGCCCGCCTTTCTTTTGAAGCAGGCTGCGATATTGTACTGGTGTGCAACCGACCGGACTTGGTTGATGAATTGCGAGACGGTTTCCACGCACCTGAAAACACCGACTTGGCAGCACGTTGGCAATACATGGCCAATACATTGACCGTACAAGAAGCTGCCGACATCATGGAAACCGAAGAATTCCAAGCCGCCCAACAGGCTACTGCCAAACTGGCTACGCCCAAAGACATCGCAGGCGGTGTCAAAGTCGGCGAAGCATTTTGA
- the hemC gene encoding hydroxymethylbilane synthase, with translation MNPKKLVIASRESLLAMWQAKHIQGRLKALYPDCEVEILGMTTRGDQILDRTLSKVGGKGLFVKELEQALYDGRADLAVHSIKDVPMDLPEGFALAAIGERANPFDAFVSNQYARLEEMPKGAVVGTSSLRREAQLRARYPHLVIKPLRGNVQTRLSKLDNGEYDAIILAAAGLQRLELDERIRMILSESDSLPAAGQGALGIEIAAHREDLYEVLKPLNHDTTHACVTAERALARALGGSCQVPLAAYCTEENGLLTLRGLVGHPDGSVILQADAQAPAEYADALGRAVAKKLADDGAEELIAAVLQEQA, from the coding sequence ATGAACCCGAAAAAACTCGTTATCGCCAGTCGCGAAAGCCTGCTTGCCATGTGGCAGGCAAAACACATCCAAGGCCGTCTGAAAGCCCTGTATCCCGATTGCGAGGTCGAGATTTTGGGCATGACCACGCGCGGCGACCAGATTTTGGACAGAACTTTGTCAAAGGTCGGCGGTAAAGGCTTGTTTGTCAAAGAGTTGGAACAGGCTTTGTATGACGGCCGGGCTGATTTGGCCGTGCATTCGATTAAAGACGTACCGATGGATTTGCCTGAAGGTTTCGCGCTTGCAGCTATCGGCGAACGCGCCAATCCGTTTGACGCGTTTGTGTCCAACCAATACGCGCGTTTGGAAGAAATGCCCAAAGGCGCCGTCGTCGGCACATCCAGCCTGCGCCGTGAAGCCCAGTTGCGTGCGCGCTATCCGCATTTGGTTATCAAACCTTTGCGCGGCAATGTGCAAACCCGTTTGTCCAAACTTGATAATGGCGAATACGACGCGATTATCTTGGCCGCCGCCGGTTTGCAGCGTCTGGAATTGGACGAACGCATCCGCATGATTTTGTCGGAATCCGACAGTCTGCCTGCCGCCGGACAAGGCGCATTGGGTATTGAAATTGCAGCGCATCGCGAAGATTTGTACGAAGTCTTGAAGCCTTTGAACCACGATACCACACACGCCTGCGTTACGGCCGAACGCGCGTTAGCGCGCGCTTTGGGCGGAAGCTGCCAAGTGCCGCTGGCCGCATATTGCACTGAAGAAAACGGCTTGCTGACTTTGCGCGGCTTGGTCGGTCATCCTGATGGTTCGGTCATTTTGCAGGCGGACGCGCAAGCCCCTGCCGAATACGCCGATGCCTTGGGTCGCGCAGTCGCCAAAAAACTGGCAGATGATGGTGCGGAAGAATTGATTGCCGCTGTATTGCAAGAACAGGCTTAA
- the ybeY gene encoding rRNA maturation RNase YbeY yields MKRAKQYPFLSLQRQRFHLNFENASSAANLPSENDFYRWAWSALKNEYRRADISLILLDEEEARAYNRDYRGKDYATNVLSFALNEGEILPDQFSDGLYGDLVICPQVVLKEAAEQGKTPEQHFAHLTIHGTLHLMGYDHIEDDEAEIMEAEEIRLMLAAGFPNPYQEDEY; encoded by the coding sequence ATGAAACGCGCCAAACAATATCCTTTTTTATCCTTACAGCGGCAACGTTTTCATCTGAACTTTGAAAACGCTTCTTCCGCCGCCAACCTTCCTTCAGAGAACGACTTCTACCGCTGGGCGTGGTCTGCCTTGAAAAACGAATACCGCCGCGCCGACATCAGCCTGATTCTTCTGGACGAAGAAGAAGCCCGCGCCTACAACCGCGACTACCGCGGCAAAGATTACGCCACCAATGTATTGAGTTTCGCGCTCAACGAAGGCGAAATCCTGCCCGACCAGTTTTCAGACGGCCTGTATGGCGATTTGGTAATTTGCCCGCAAGTGGTTTTAAAAGAAGCCGCCGAACAAGGCAAAACACCCGAGCAGCATTTTGCCCACCTGACCATACACGGTACTTTACACCTGATGGGCTACGACCACATCGAAGACGATGAAGCCGAAATAATGGAAGCCGAAGAAATCCGCCTGATGCTGGCGGCAGGTTTCCCCAACCCCTACCAAGAGGACGAATATTAA
- a CDS encoding nitrous oxide reductase accessory protein NosL has protein sequence MRKILLTTFTLIALAACSKQDNSPPPAPQQISDSAVGHYCSMNLTEHNGPKAQIFLNGKPDKPVWFSTIKQMFGYTKLPEEPKGIHVIYVTDMGKVKDWEKPNADAEWIDAKKAYYVIESSFIGGMGAEDALPFADKAQAEKFAKEKGGRVVGFAEMPDEYIFK, from the coding sequence ATGAGAAAAATATTATTGACAACCTTCACACTCATCGCATTGGCAGCCTGCAGCAAGCAGGATAACAGCCCTCCGCCTGCGCCCCAACAAATCAGCGACAGCGCGGTCGGTCATTACTGCAGCATGAATTTGACTGAACACAACGGCCCTAAAGCGCAAATCTTCTTGAACGGCAAACCTGACAAACCAGTTTGGTTTTCCACCATTAAGCAGATGTTCGGTTATACAAAGCTGCCCGAAGAGCCTAAAGGCATTCATGTCATCTATGTTACCGATATGGGCAAAGTCAAAGATTGGGAAAAACCCAATGCTGACGCCGAATGGATAGATGCGAAAAAAGCCTATTACGTCATCGAAAGCAGCTTTATCGGCGGCATGGGTGCGGAAGACGCACTTCCGTTTGCCGACAAGGCTCAGGCTGAAAAATTCGCCAAAGAAAAAGGCGGCAGAGTAGTCGGTTTTGCAGAGATGCCCGACGAATACATTTTCAAATAA
- a CDS encoding HlyC/CorC family transporter, with the protein MDGTQSKPKFFERLISRLAGEPDSAEDVLTLLRQAHEQEVFDADTLTRLEKVLDFAELEVRDAMITRSRMNVLKENDSIERITAYVIETAHSRFPVIGEDKDEVLGILHAKDLLKYMFNPEQFHLKSVLRPAVFVPEGKSLASLLKEFREQRNHMAIVIDEYGGTSGLVTFEDIIEQIVGDIEDEFDEDDSADNIHAVSSERWRIHAATEIEDINAFFGTEYSSEEADTIGGLVIQELGHLPVRGEKVIIGSLQFTVARADNRRLHTLMATRIKENTDKP; encoded by the coding sequence ATGGACGGTACGCAGTCGAAACCCAAGTTTTTCGAACGCCTAATCTCCCGACTTGCCGGCGAGCCCGACTCCGCCGAAGACGTATTGACCCTGCTGCGCCAAGCGCACGAGCAGGAAGTTTTTGACGCCGACACACTGACCCGGCTGGAAAAAGTATTGGACTTTGCCGAGCTGGAAGTGCGCGATGCCATGATTACGCGCAGCCGCATGAACGTATTGAAAGAAAACGACAGCATCGAGCGCATCACGGCCTACGTCATCGAAACCGCCCATTCGCGTTTCCCCGTCATCGGCGAAGACAAAGACGAAGTTTTGGGCATTTTGCACGCCAAAGACCTGCTCAAATATATGTTTAACCCCGAGCAGTTCCACCTGAAATCCGTCTTGCGCCCTGCCGTTTTCGTCCCCGAAGGCAAATCACTGGCCTCCCTTTTAAAAGAATTCCGCGAACAACGCAACCACATGGCGATTGTCATTGACGAATACGGCGGCACATCCGGCCTGGTAACCTTTGAAGACATCATCGAGCAAATCGTCGGCGACATCGAAGACGAGTTTGACGAAGACGACAGTGCCGACAATATCCACGCCGTTTCTTCCGAACGCTGGCGCATCCACGCCGCAACCGAAATCGAAGACATCAACGCCTTTTTCGGTACGGAATACAGCAGCGAAGAAGCCGATACCATCGGCGGCCTGGTCATTCAAGAGTTGGGACATCTGCCCGTGCGCGGCGAAAAAGTCATCATCGGCAGCCTGCAATTTACCGTCGCACGCGCCGACAACCGCCGTCTGCACACCCTGATGGCCACACGAATTAAAGAAAACACGGATAAACCATGA
- a CDS encoding FAD:protein FMN transferase: protein MSTPLTRRRFLAIAATLAAGVGIPFAISRKTNQPTHPTSPNQEEQPVIWRGIALGSGAELRLFGVERKQAEILVNKVLAEVLRLEKIFSLYRDDSLISRLNREGRLKNPPSDFLQLLSISRDIHQLTQGAFDPSIQPLWNLYADHFRRNPKTETPPSERSIKDTLKLVDFNKVDFDTKEIRFAQRGMGLSLNGIAQGYITDKVAELLKQQGVTQALIDMGEIYGFDNANQREWNVSIRNPDQEDQILTTIAMKNQAFATSGGYGTVMDEAGKFTHLFDPRTGGSQPRYKSMSVMAESAAVADAFSTAFSIMDEAAIRAAAQVKKAQVWLVMPNNELKKI, encoded by the coding sequence ATGTCCACCCCTTTAACGCGCCGCCGTTTCCTTGCCATAGCTGCCACCCTTGCCGCCGGTGTCGGCATTCCTTTTGCCATCAGCCGCAAAACCAATCAACCGACTCATCCGACCAGCCCAAATCAAGAAGAGCAGCCAGTTATTTGGAGAGGCATTGCATTGGGTTCGGGCGCGGAGTTGCGTTTGTTCGGCGTTGAGCGCAAGCAGGCAGAAATATTAGTCAACAAAGTATTGGCGGAAGTTTTACGGTTGGAAAAAATCTTCAGCCTGTATCGGGACGACAGCCTGATCAGCCGTTTAAACCGAGAAGGCCGTCTGAAAAATCCGCCATCTGATTTTTTACAGCTGCTCAGTATCAGCCGAGATATCCATCAGCTGACGCAGGGTGCATTTGATCCCAGCATTCAGCCATTGTGGAATCTGTATGCCGATCATTTCAGACGAAACCCTAAAACCGAAACGCCGCCATCTGAACGCAGTATCAAAGACACGCTCAAATTAGTGGATTTCAACAAAGTCGATTTTGATACCAAAGAAATCCGTTTTGCCCAAAGAGGCATGGGCCTGTCGCTCAACGGCATTGCGCAGGGCTATATCACCGACAAAGTAGCTGAATTGTTGAAGCAGCAAGGCGTTACCCAGGCATTGATTGATATGGGGGAGATTTACGGCTTTGATAATGCTAACCAGCGCGAGTGGAATGTCAGCATTCGCAATCCCGACCAAGAAGACCAAATCCTGACCACTATTGCCATGAAAAATCAAGCGTTTGCCACATCGGGCGGCTATGGCACGGTAATGGACGAGGCAGGCAAATTTACCCATCTGTTTGACCCGCGCACAGGCGGAAGCCAGCCGCGCTATAAAAGCATGAGCGTCATGGCGGAGAGTGCGGCGGTTGCCGATGCTTTTTCTACCGCATTTTCTATTATGGATGAAGCGGCCATCCGAGCAGCGGCCCAAGTTAAAAAGGCACAGGTTTGGCTGGTGATGCCGAATAATGAATTGAAGAAGATTTGA
- a CDS encoding ABC transporter permease encodes MNPVWIITGKEVRDSLRNRWVLAAALLLAALALSLGFLGSSPTGSVKVDPLTVTVVSLSSLSIFLIPLIAMLLSYDALIGEIERGTMALLLSYPISRNQILAGKFIGHLIILALATTAGYGLAGITLQLANGGFDIAAWQPFALLIAASVILGAAFLSMGYLISAKVKERGTAAGIAIGVWLFFVVIFDMALLGVLVADTEQVITAPVVETILLFNPSDIYRLLNLTGYENTAMYAGMAGLSEQISLSMPVLLTAQVLWVIIPLVLAAWIFGKRQI; translated from the coding sequence ATGAACCCCGTTTGGATTATTACCGGCAAAGAAGTCCGCGACAGCCTGCGCAACCGTTGGGTTCTTGCCGCCGCACTTTTGCTTGCCGCATTGGCATTGTCATTAGGCTTTCTTGGCAGCTCGCCTACCGGTTCGGTCAAGGTTGATCCCTTGACGGTAACTGTAGTCAGTCTGTCCAGCCTGTCTATTTTCCTGATTCCGCTGATTGCGATGTTGCTCTCTTATGACGCGCTGATTGGCGAAATTGAACGCGGTACGATGGCGCTGTTGTTGAGCTATCCGATTTCGCGCAACCAAATCCTTGCCGGCAAATTTATCGGCCATCTCATCATCCTTGCCTTAGCTACCACGGCAGGCTACGGATTGGCAGGTATTACCCTTCAGCTTGCCAACGGCGGTTTTGATATTGCCGCATGGCAACCTTTCGCCCTTTTGATTGCTGCCAGTGTGATTCTTGGCGCAGCCTTTTTGTCTATGGGATATTTGATTAGCGCGAAAGTCAAAGAACGCGGTACTGCCGCCGGTATCGCCATCGGCGTATGGCTGTTTTTTGTGGTGATTTTCGATATGGCGCTTTTGGGTGTTTTGGTTGCTGATACTGAACAAGTCATTACCGCGCCTGTTGTAGAAACCATTCTCTTGTTCAATCCTTCCGACATTTACCGTCTGCTCAACCTGACCGGTTATGAAAACACCGCGATGTACGCAGGTATGGCCGGTTTGAGCGAACAAATCAGCCTGAGTATGCCTGTTTTGCTGACGGCTCAGGTATTATGGGTTATCATTCCCTTGGTCTTAGCCGCCTGGATTTTCGGAAAGCGACAAATATGA
- the yegQ gene encoding tRNA 5-hydroxyuridine modification protein YegQ, translating to MKAPELLLPAGGLERMRAAYDYGADAVYAGSPRYSLRARNNEFAKLDVLEQGIKEAHERNKKFFLTVNTLPHNSKLKTFVSDMEPLIAMKPDALIMADPGLIMTVREKWPEMPIHLSVQANTTNYWGVKFWQNIGVERIILSRELSMEEIAEIRQECPDIELEVFIHGALCIAYSGRCLLSGYFNHRDPNQGTCTNSCRWDYKVHNATESDAGDAQLLQGFNFEKAQEEANQNFEGINGQKRHPYADKVFLIEESNRPGEMMPIMEDEHGTYIMNSKDLRGIEVVEKLAKIGVDSLKVEGRTKSLYYVARVAQSYRKAIDDAVAGRPFDYSLLSELEGLANRGYTSGFLERHQTQDYQNYLSGHSIAKQSQYVGHVTEIDENGWATIEVKNRFAIGDSLEIIHPSGNQTIKLEQMTRKGQPVDVAPGNGIQVKIPNMQGKEKALVARIMNP from the coding sequence ATGAAAGCACCCGAACTCTTATTGCCAGCAGGCGGCCTCGAACGTATGCGCGCTGCCTATGATTACGGCGCAGATGCCGTTTACGCCGGCAGCCCGCGTTACTCTCTGCGCGCCCGCAACAACGAATTTGCCAAACTCGACGTCCTCGAACAAGGCATTAAAGAAGCGCACGAGCGCAACAAAAAATTCTTCCTGACCGTAAATACGCTGCCGCACAACTCCAAACTCAAAACCTTTGTTTCCGATATGGAACCCTTGATTGCCATGAAACCCGACGCGCTGATTATGGCGGATCCGGGTTTGATCATGACCGTGCGCGAAAAATGGCCGGAAATGCCAATCCATCTATCCGTTCAGGCAAACACCACCAACTACTGGGGCGTAAAATTCTGGCAGAACATCGGTGTCGAACGCATCATCCTGTCGCGCGAATTGAGCATGGAAGAAATCGCCGAAATCCGCCAAGAATGTCCGGATATCGAACTCGAAGTCTTCATTCACGGCGCATTGTGTATCGCCTACTCCGGCCGTTGCCTATTGTCGGGCTACTTCAACCACCGCGATCCCAACCAAGGCACCTGCACCAACTCCTGCCGTTGGGACTACAAGGTTCACAACGCCACTGAAAGCGATGCAGGCGATGCCCAGCTTCTGCAAGGTTTCAACTTTGAAAAAGCCCAAGAAGAAGCCAACCAAAACTTTGAAGGCATCAACGGTCAAAAACGCCATCCCTACGCCGACAAAGTTTTCCTGATTGAAGAGTCCAACCGCCCGGGCGAAATGATGCCGATTATGGAAGACGAACACGGCACCTACATCATGAACTCCAAAGACCTTCGCGGCATCGAAGTAGTTGAAAAACTGGCCAAAATCGGCGTGGACAGCCTCAAAGTCGAAGGCCGCACCAAATCGCTTTATTATGTTGCACGCGTGGCCCAGTCCTACCGCAAAGCGATTGACGATGCCGTTGCAGGCCGTCCGTTTGATTACAGCCTGTTGAGCGAACTCGAAGGCCTTGCCAACCGCGGCTACACCAGCGGCTTCCTTGAGCGCCACCAAACCCAGGATTACCAAAACTACCTCAGTGGCCATTCGATTGCCAAACAAAGCCAATATGTCGGCCACGTTACCGAAATTGACGAAAACGGCTGGGCGACCATCGAAGTCAAAAACCGCTTTGCCATCGGCGATTCACTCGAAATTATCCACCCGAGCGGCAACCAAACCATCAAATTGGAACAAATGACCCGCAAAGGTCAGCCTGTCGATGTGGCACCAGGCAACGGCATTCAGGTCAAAATCCCCAATATGCAGGGCAAAGAAAAAGCTTTGGTTGCGCGGATTATGAATCCTTAA
- a CDS encoding amino acid ABC transporter permease, producing the protein MDFRFDIIYEYRWMFLYGVLTTLGLTVVATAGGSVLGLLLALARLINPEKAGAPMRALAWVLRKISFWYVTLFRGTPLFVQIVIWAYVWFPFFVHPADGVLISGEAAVDLRRSYGALIAGSLALVANSGAYICEIFRAGIQSIDKGQMEAARSLGLTYTQAMRYVILPQALRRMLPPLASEFITLLKDSSLLSVIGVAELAYVQSTITGRYSVYEEPLYTIALIYLVLTSFLGWVFLRLESRYNPQHR; encoded by the coding sequence ATGGATTTTCGTTTTGACATTATTTATGAATACCGCTGGATGTTTTTATACGGCGTGTTGACAACGCTGGGACTGACGGTGGTTGCAACGGCAGGTGGCTCGGTTTTGGGTTTGCTACTGGCATTGGCGCGTTTGATCAATCCGGAAAAAGCTGGTGCACCGATGCGAGCCTTGGCTTGGGTTTTGCGTAAGATTTCCTTTTGGTATGTGACGCTGTTTCGCGGTACGCCATTGTTTGTACAAATTGTGATTTGGGCTTATGTTTGGTTCCCATTTTTCGTTCACCCGGCCGATGGTGTGCTGATTAGCGGCGAAGCAGCTGTTGATCTGCGCCGTTCTTATGGTGCGCTGATTGCCGGTTCTTTGGCTTTGGTTGCGAACTCAGGTGCGTATATTTGTGAAATTTTCCGTGCCGGTATTCAATCGATTGATAAAGGACAAATGGAAGCTGCGCGTTCTCTGGGTCTGACCTATACTCAGGCAATGCGTTATGTCATTTTGCCTCAAGCGTTGCGCCGTATGTTGCCGCCATTGGCCAGTGAATTTATTACTTTGTTGAAAGACAGCTCATTGTTGTCGGTCATTGGCGTGGCTGAGTTAGCTTATGTACAAAGCACGATTACCGGCCGCTATTCTGTCTATGAAGAGCCGCTTTATACAATCGCGCTGATTTATTTGGTGCTGACAAGCTTTTTGGGCTGGGTATTCCTGCGATTGGAAAGCCGTTACAATCCGCAACATCGCTAA
- a CDS encoding methionine ABC transporter ATP-binding protein yields the protein MIILDHVSKHYQTRDNKDFVAVEPTSLEIKQGEIFGLMGYSGAGKSTLLRLINLLERPDTGTVSVCGQELTALNATQLRHARQNIGMVFQQFNLLSNRTVAENVAFPLEIAKWPSKKIQARVEECLEIVDLQDRANHYPSQLSGGQKQRVGIARALAPKPQVILADEPTSALDPATTRSVLKCLEDINRRFNVTIVIVTHEMSVIRRLCDRAALLDKGRLLEIVEVHGNQIHAQSEIGQELIRED from the coding sequence ATGATTATTCTGGATCACGTCTCCAAACACTATCAAACACGCGACAACAAAGACTTTGTCGCCGTCGAGCCGACCAGCCTCGAAATCAAACAGGGAGAAATCTTCGGCCTGATGGGCTATTCCGGCGCAGGCAAATCTACCCTGCTGCGCCTGATTAATTTATTGGAACGTCCGGATACAGGTACCGTCAGCGTGTGCGGCCAAGAACTGACCGCGCTCAACGCCACGCAACTGCGCCACGCCAGACAAAACATCGGCATGGTATTCCAACAGTTCAACCTATTAAGCAACCGTACCGTTGCCGAAAACGTCGCCTTTCCTTTAGAAATTGCCAAATGGCCGTCTAAAAAAATCCAAGCGCGTGTTGAAGAATGTTTGGAAATCGTCGATTTGCAAGACCGTGCCAACCATTACCCGTCCCAACTTTCTGGCGGTCAAAAACAACGTGTCGGCATTGCCCGTGCGCTGGCGCCGAAACCTCAAGTCATCCTCGCCGACGAACCCACTTCCGCCCTCGATCCTGCCACTACGCGCAGCGTTTTGAAGTGTTTGGAAGACATCAACCGACGTTTCAACGTAACCATCGTCATCGTTACCCATGAAATGAGCGTTATCCGCCGCCTGTGCGACCGCGCCGCCCTCTTGGACAAAGGCCGTCTGCTGGAAATCGTTGAAGTACACGGCAACCAAATCCATGCCCAATCCGAAATCGGGCAAGAGCTGATTCGAGAGGACTAA
- a CDS encoding MetQ/NlpA family ABC transporter substrate-binding protein codes for MKTNTFFKTLSAAALAIVLAACGGQKDSAPAASAASSADNGAEKKEIVFGTTVGDFGDMVKDQIQPALEKKGYKVKLIEFTDYVRPNLALAEGELDINIFQHKPYLDDFKKEHKLDIIEAFQVPTAPLGLYPGKLKSLDELKDGVSVSAPNDPSNFARALVMLNELGWIKLKADVDPLTASKNDIAENPKNIQIVELEAAQLPRSRADVDFAIVNGNYAMSSGMKLTEALFQEPSFAYVNWSAVRTADKDSQWLKDVTEAYNSDEFKAYSQKRFAGYKYPAAWGENAAAGAQAEAASTASATK; via the coding sequence ATGAAAACCAACACATTCTTCAAAACCCTTTCTGCTGCTGCGCTGGCCATCGTACTGGCTGCCTGCGGCGGTCAAAAAGACAGCGCGCCTGCTGCCTCTGCTGCTTCTTCTGCCGACAACGGCGCAGAGAAAAAAGAAATCGTCTTCGGTACAACCGTCGGCGACTTCGGCGATATGGTTAAAGACCAAATCCAACCGGCTTTGGAGAAAAAAGGCTATAAAGTCAAACTGATCGAATTTACCGACTATGTGCGCCCCAACCTTGCTTTGGCTGAAGGCGAATTGGACATCAACATCTTCCAACACAAACCTTATCTGGACGACTTCAAAAAAGAACACAAACTGGACATCATTGAAGCCTTCCAAGTACCGACTGCACCTTTGGGCCTCTATCCTGGCAAACTGAAATCTTTGGACGAATTGAAAGACGGCGTCAGCGTTTCTGCACCTAACGACCCATCTAACTTTGCCCGTGCATTGGTTATGTTGAACGAATTGGGCTGGATTAAACTGAAAGCCGACGTTGATCCGCTGACTGCCTCTAAAAACGATATTGCCGAAAATCCAAAAAACATCCAAATCGTAGAACTTGAAGCCGCCCAACTGCCACGCAGCCGTGCCGACGTTGACTTTGCCATCGTTAACGGCAACTACGCCATGAGCAGCGGCATGAAACTGACCGAAGCCCTATTCCAAGAGCCAAGCTTCGCCTACGTTAACTGGTCTGCCGTCCGCACTGCCGACAAAGACAGCCAATGGCTGAAAGATGTAACCGAAGCCTACAACTCTGACGAGTTCAAAGCTTACTCACAAAAACGCTTTGCCGGTTACAAATACCCTGCGGCATGGGGTGAAAACGCAGCAGCAGGTGCTCAAGCCGAAGCCGCCTCTACTGCTTCTGCAACCAAATAA